A DNA window from Geovibrio ferrireducens contains the following coding sequences:
- a CDS encoding rhodanese-like domain-containing protein, with protein sequence MRMLSRILMTAVLSMALFAVGCGTATKEAAAPAEAVKAKSVAEQIAESGFEMVKFDEVKKVVGDGMFNASRGVLVDARPERTFDQGHIPGSVNIPDNKFEQFFPVLAEKKVTKDTYIITYCGGVDCIKSLDDAKMLKDKGYTNIKIYLDGMPDWTKKGQAIEIGFETAKKLQAEGKALFVDARPERVFEKSTIPGSVNVPDNKFEQFKHLLPADKNETFVVYCGGYECVKSHVVAEEAMKLGYKKPLIYAGGLPEWEKMGGTMTAAAPKAAAAAAPATGIKQGAEPGSVDKDYFKTLVPSRPANIIIVDVRTPAEFQNGHIEGAINIDVNKMYKEGCEAVTSLLPKEGDLIFHCASGGRAGEMYFGLIEDCKFAQKERLHFLDAHVKFSNAQCIVE encoded by the coding sequence ATGCGTATGTTAAGCAGAATTCTCATGACTGCCGTGCTCAGCATGGCTCTTTTTGCTGTTGGCTGCGGAACGGCAACGAAGGAGGCAGCAGCCCCCGCCGAGGCAGTGAAGGCTAAGTCTGTTGCGGAGCAGATAGCCGAATCCGGTTTCGAAATGGTCAAATTTGACGAAGTTAAAAAAGTTGTCGGCGACGGCATGTTCAACGCTTCAAGAGGCGTTCTTGTGGATGCCAGACCTGAGCGTACATTTGATCAGGGTCACATCCCCGGCTCAGTCAACATCCCTGACAACAAATTTGAGCAGTTTTTCCCTGTTCTCGCTGAAAAGAAAGTGACAAAAGACACATACATAATCACTTACTGCGGCGGTGTGGACTGCATAAAAAGTCTTGATGACGCTAAAATGCTCAAAGACAAAGGCTACACTAACATAAAAATCTATCTTGACGGCATGCCCGACTGGACAAAAAAAGGTCAGGCTATCGAAATAGGCTTTGAAACAGCAAAAAAACTTCAGGCCGAAGGCAAAGCGCTTTTCGTTGATGCCCGTCCCGAAAGAGTTTTTGAAAAAAGCACAATCCCCGGTTCCGTAAATGTTCCGGACAACAAGTTTGAGCAGTTCAAACACCTTCTTCCCGCTGACAAAAACGAGACATTCGTTGTTTACTGCGGCGGTTACGAATGCGTTAAATCGCACGTTGTTGCAGAAGAGGCTATGAAGCTCGGCTATAAAAAACCGCTTATATACGCGGGCGGCCTTCCCGAATGGGAAAAAATGGGCGGAACAATGACTGCTGCCGCTCCTAAAGCCGCTGCCGCTGCTGCTCCCGCAACAGGAATCAAGCAGGGCGCTGAACCCGGCTCTGTTGACAAGGATTACTTCAAAACACTTGTTCCTTCCAGACCTGCTAATATCATTATTGTTGATGTAAGGACTCCCGCTGAATTCCAGAACGGCCACATTGAAGGCGCAATAAACATTGACGTGAACAAAATGTACAAAGAAGGCTGCGAGGCTGTCACTTCTCTTCTTCCGAAAGAAGGGGATCTGATTTTCCACTGCGCCTCAGGCGGCAGAGCGGGCGAAATGTATTTCGGCCTCATAGAGGACTGCAAGTTTGCTCAGAAGGAAAGACTCCACTTCCTTGACGCTCACGTGAAATTCAGCAATGCTCAGTGCATAGTTGAATAA
- the nrfD gene encoding NrfD/PsrC family molybdoenzyme membrane anchor subunit: protein MAAHTENHGKSFLKSLIVNNKDIPAMPFIVLGLILCAVGAVAVVTVFVKGHHESYGVTRQVPWGLLISSYAYFVIISTGIAFIGGLGHAFGYEKYAKISKRIVVLATIVLLAGFTQILMEIGNPLRMVYMMISPNFKAPIFWMGMFYGIELVILAFELYLIFKPNQTESDHKLAAVAGFLALLVGVLATSNLGYVFGSLNARDWYHGIYFSTFLVVSGVTAGAALLILVHNIVYKGSLPEELKPSMLSLGKLMGGGIGVMMFLYLWKMLSSIFTEPGDAYMSVMALVSGPLAFNFWIGEMLLAVVLPLALIVTAKGSVKKLSLAGFIFLIGLFFTRFDFVVAGQLPPMREGFPGSGVVTDALGLAMYSPSALEWLVYMFGFGVFFLLYFSAEKFLNLETESHH, encoded by the coding sequence ATGGCAGCACATACGGAAAACCACGGAAAATCTTTTTTGAAGTCCCTTATAGTTAATAATAAGGACATTCCCGCCATGCCTTTCATAGTCCTCGGCCTTATACTTTGCGCTGTGGGGGCGGTTGCGGTTGTTACAGTGTTCGTAAAAGGACACCATGAATCCTACGGCGTAACCAGACAGGTTCCGTGGGGGCTTCTGATCTCCTCATATGCCTATTTTGTTATCATCTCCACCGGGATAGCTTTTATAGGCGGTCTGGGGCATGCTTTCGGATATGAAAAATATGCGAAGATAAGCAAAAGGATAGTTGTTCTGGCTACAATTGTTCTCCTTGCGGGCTTCACGCAGATCCTTATGGAGATAGGCAACCCGCTGAGAATGGTTTACATGATGATAAGCCCGAACTTCAAGGCTCCCATCTTCTGGATGGGTATGTTCTACGGTATTGAGCTTGTGATACTCGCCTTTGAGCTTTACCTGATATTCAAACCGAACCAGACAGAAAGCGATCATAAGCTTGCTGCTGTTGCGGGCTTTCTTGCTCTTCTTGTGGGTGTGCTTGCGACCAGCAACCTTGGCTATGTCTTCGGTTCGCTTAACGCCAGGGACTGGTATCACGGCATATACTTCTCCACTTTCCTTGTGGTTTCAGGGGTAACAGCCGGGGCAGCACTGCTTATCCTCGTGCACAATATAGTTTATAAAGGCAGCCTTCCCGAAGAACTCAAACCCTCTATGCTCTCCCTCGGCAAGCTCATGGGCGGCGGAATAGGGGTGATGATGTTCCTTTACCTGTGGAAGATGCTTTCATCAATATTCACTGAGCCGGGGGACGCTTATATGTCTGTCATGGCACTTGTTTCCGGGCCTTTAGCGTTCAACTTCTGGATAGGCGAAATGCTTCTGGCGGTTGTTCTGCCCCTCGCGCTCATAGTGACTGCTAAAGGCAGCGTGAAAAAGCTGAGCCTTGCCGGATTCATTTTCCTCATCGGCCTGTTTTTCACAAGGTTTGACTTTGTGGTTGCGGGTCAGCTTCCTCCTATGAGGGAAGGCTTCCCCGGTTCAGGAGTAGTTACCGATGCGCTCGGACTTGCTATGTACAGCCCTTCGGCACTTGAATGGCTTGTTTATATGTTCGGCTTCGGTGTGTTTTTCCTGCTGTATTTCTCAGCGGAGAAGTTCCTGAATCTTGAGACGGAGAGCCACCATTAG
- a CDS encoding 4Fe-4S dicluster domain-containing protein, translated as MATKKFGIVLDARKCLNCKACTVACKFENMIHPGDSEYRIWVSELELKGTYPNLSQEYQPSQCQHCENTPCASVCPTKATYKSPEGVVLIDYDKCILCKACMTACPYDARYENVHLHAIDKCTFCYQRQPEGREPACVETCPTRVRVFGDLNDPESEASKVLARNHSYQLKPEKNTRPRLHYIK; from the coding sequence ATGGCTACCAAAAAATTCGGCATTGTTCTTGATGCCAGAAAATGCCTCAACTGCAAGGCATGCACCGTTGCCTGCAAGTTTGAGAATATGATCCACCCCGGTGACAGCGAATACAGAATATGGGTCAGCGAGCTTGAGCTTAAGGGCACTTACCCGAACCTCTCGCAGGAATACCAGCCCTCACAGTGTCAGCACTGCGAGAACACACCCTGTGCAAGCGTTTGCCCCACCAAGGCAACCTATAAATCGCCGGAAGGTGTTGTGCTTATAGACTATGATAAGTGCATTCTCTGCAAAGCATGCATGACCGCATGCCCCTATGACGCGAGATACGAGAACGTTCATCTTCACGCCATAGACAAATGCACATTCTGCTACCAGCGTCAGCCCGAAGGCAGGGAACCGGCCTGTGTGGAAACATGTCCCACAAGGGTAAGGGTTTTCGGTGATCTTAACGATCCCGAAAGTGAAGCAAGCAAAGTGCTTGCGCGTAACCATTCTTATCAGCTTAAGCCGGAGAAGAATACCAGACCCCGGCTGCACTATATAAAATAA
- a CDS encoding molybdopterin-containing oxidoreductase family protein: protein MKLSRRKFLAASGGAFAAAVAAANLSSLTAVAESGHGDAQTGEKGEKHVASSCEMCVNKCGFYAHVVNGRIKKLNPNPHFFKSRSMLCARGNAGAEEPYNPERLKAPLVRDGERGENKWRKISYEEAFQIVAQKLAEAKAKYENRSSVAFFSSEGLQEGSFHMLAQTYGSTNTVRHPSLCLSSTIQGWSSVYGVYPDADLANAMFVIMPGANRAEAIVTPDSMDFLRYRPKGQQLVVLDPRFTNTAAKADKWYPVKPATDMAFMLGMINVIINEELYNKEFVANMTEGFEELKAHVQQYTPEWAEKECEIPASEIRWCAREFAKYAPRSVVYPGRRTSWYVDDVAFRRACAILPALCGCWDVPGGIVPKAGVPLKTPDVMYPFYDMVEERLDVESFGEFDNNLPDDARKEAGLPLDSVAYLGEKDGSWIRFREAVLKGEPYPVKMMMIYKQNFVEAAPNRAKTLKMMEMMDFICMIDIQMSDTAYYADLVIPESTYLERWDVVHSLAGIWPIATFRQACIEPVYQTKSMFEITAGIVDEMLKIPELWDDTDEEELEYFKEDFIEAILHAPIQDYIKYQVSGYENGYERLLKEGVIYKTDKGVYGTASGEGFRFKTRSGKIEFTNVKYPEKGLDSLPVYRKARQPQNGQFRFILGRHGWNTHTGTQNNEYLWEIQKENTLWINTKEAFRLGIKNGDRVVVKSSVGEQTLRAEVTEKIRPDCVYYAHGFGRVSKGMSLVYQKGASQAAILEDYIEPISGNAAMHETFVTVSKA, encoded by the coding sequence ATGAAGCTCAGTCGCAGGAAGTTTCTTGCAGCTTCCGGAGGGGCATTCGCGGCGGCAGTGGCGGCAGCGAATCTTTCATCCCTCACGGCGGTTGCGGAAAGCGGACACGGTGATGCGCAGACAGGGGAAAAGGGCGAAAAACACGTCGCTTCATCCTGTGAAATGTGCGTTAACAAATGCGGGTTTTATGCCCACGTGGTTAACGGGCGCATCAAAAAGCTTAACCCCAACCCCCATTTTTTTAAAAGCCGCTCAATGCTTTGCGCAAGAGGCAATGCAGGCGCGGAGGAACCCTACAACCCCGAAAGGCTTAAAGCACCGCTCGTAAGGGACGGTGAAAGAGGCGAGAATAAATGGAGAAAAATCTCATACGAAGAGGCTTTCCAGATCGTCGCTCAGAAGCTCGCAGAGGCCAAGGCAAAATATGAAAACCGCTCATCCGTGGCCTTCTTCTCCTCAGAAGGGCTTCAGGAAGGCAGCTTCCATATGCTGGCACAGACCTACGGCTCAACCAACACCGTGCGTCACCCTTCGCTCTGTCTCTCATCCACAATTCAGGGCTGGTCATCTGTTTACGGAGTTTATCCTGATGCGGATCTGGCTAATGCCATGTTTGTTATAATGCCCGGCGCCAACAGGGCGGAAGCGATTGTCACACCCGATTCTATGGACTTCCTCCGCTACAGGCCCAAAGGTCAGCAGCTTGTGGTTCTGGACCCCAGATTTACAAACACTGCCGCGAAAGCTGATAAGTGGTATCCGGTTAAGCCCGCCACTGACATGGCTTTCATGCTCGGCATGATAAACGTGATAATCAACGAAGAGCTTTATAATAAAGAGTTTGTGGCGAATATGACCGAAGGCTTTGAGGAACTCAAGGCTCATGTTCAGCAGTATACTCCGGAATGGGCAGAGAAGGAGTGCGAAATTCCCGCCTCTGAGATTCGCTGGTGCGCCCGCGAATTTGCAAAATATGCTCCCCGCTCCGTGGTTTACCCCGGCAGGAGAACATCGTGGTATGTGGATGACGTTGCCTTCCGTAGAGCCTGTGCCATCCTCCCCGCCCTTTGCGGCTGCTGGGATGTTCCGGGCGGCATAGTTCCCAAAGCCGGTGTTCCCCTCAAGACCCCTGATGTCATGTATCCTTTCTACGATATGGTTGAGGAAAGGCTCGATGTGGAATCCTTCGGCGAGTTTGACAACAACCTCCCGGATGATGCCAGAAAAGAGGCGGGACTTCCCCTTGATTCCGTTGCGTACCTCGGTGAGAAGGACGGAAGCTGGATTCGCTTCCGCGAGGCTGTCCTTAAGGGTGAGCCTTATCCCGTAAAAATGATGATGATCTACAAGCAGAACTTTGTGGAAGCTGCTCCAAACAGGGCGAAAACCCTGAAAATGATGGAGATGATGGACTTTATCTGCATGATAGATATTCAGATGTCAGACACCGCCTACTACGCGGATCTGGTTATTCCCGAATCCACCTATCTGGAAAGATGGGACGTGGTGCACAGTCTTGCGGGAATCTGGCCCATAGCTACCTTCCGTCAGGCGTGTATTGAGCCTGTTTACCAGACCAAGTCAATGTTTGAGATAACAGCGGGAATAGTGGATGAGATGCTGAAAATTCCTGAGCTCTGGGATGATACAGACGAGGAAGAACTTGAGTACTTCAAGGAAGACTTCATTGAGGCTATTCTCCATGCCCCGATACAGGATTACATCAAGTATCAGGTCAGCGGCTATGAAAACGGTTATGAAAGGCTCCTTAAAGAGGGCGTGATCTACAAAACCGATAAAGGCGTTTACGGCACAGCCTCAGGAGAGGGCTTCCGCTTCAAAACCAGAAGCGGGAAAATAGAATTCACCAACGTGAAATACCCCGAAAAAGGGCTTGATTCCCTTCCTGTTTACAGAAAAGCAAGACAGCCCCAGAACGGTCAGTTCCGTTTTATCCTCGGCAGACACGGCTGGAACACCCACACCGGGACACAGAACAACGAATACCTCTGGGAGATACAGAAGGAAAATACCCTCTGGATCAATACCAAGGAGGCTTTCAGACTCGGCATCAAAAACGGTGACAGAGTTGTTGTGAAAAGCTCAGTGGGCGAACAGACGCTCAGAGCCGAAGTTACAGAGAAGATCCGCCCCGACTGCGTTTACTACGCACATGGGTTCGGCCGCGTTTCAAAAGGGATGAGCCTTGTTTATCAGAAGGGCGCCTCACAGGCAGCAATTCTTGAGGACTACATAGAGCCCATTTCCGGTAATGCAGCTATGCATGAAACCTTTGTAACCGTAAGCAAGGCTTAG
- a CDS encoding DUF3373 domain-containing protein, whose translation MNKLLVALLTVFMSVSLAFAADPSLEDLKNQITALQQEIDTISKRVDVTERHTALDKTTLGVELRTRLDSISYDDVRALPAYANDMMSLWLQGTLVSGAGGSAWDTNGDFWNDAFMQNYQQEFGALYSELMGTSAVAQEFQMNFGALIGSDGMGNFSNTDWVDGMIEFTGMTGLADGNMNGVTDYQDVVIAVATMNSLDLNDPAQAAQAQMMANMMAFAYLMNDNTLSSAEAAVVKSMFKGVKPRKYSAENSSMFTNKLRLRLNSKVNNNLSFAGRLVMYKSWGDSNNIRFFDGTFKSMYLDGNSAAVPTDDSVHVERAYFVYKNNIGDVGYHFSFGRRPSTYGPGYENHENSVLGGSPVASIIQWNFDGASLQFDFDEWVPGSFIKFCYGKGFEGQWGTANALSANNGLISNPNVDDVEFGGIIVKFYDDEQYKVWYNYARGFGVTDGFTGMVAMPFYISGKDYNMDGQYDEYSFNPNYGGYASRFEPTAEIGDIEMHAFLVQGENFGFNWFASYNLSQTHPDGRSNNPMFQFMDQDKLLGSDSSKHGNMVWVGVTTPALPVTGGKLGFEYNQGSKNWINFTAGEDDIVGSKLAVRGKVYEVYYHQPIVDNKLFATIGYQYFDYEYTGSGNPMGAPTKIDDVNGLHAMMPVVDKVEKFYGSFTYSF comes from the coding sequence ATGAATAAGCTTCTCGTTGCGCTTTTAACAGTATTCATGTCTGTCTCTCTTGCTTTTGCGGCCGATCCTTCCCTTGAGGATCTCAAAAACCAGATAACCGCACTCCAGCAGGAGATAGACACAATCAGCAAGCGTGTGGACGTGACAGAACGTCACACGGCGCTTGACAAAACAACTCTCGGTGTTGAACTGAGGACAAGGCTTGACTCCATCAGCTATGACGATGTGCGTGCGCTTCCCGCATACGCCAACGACATGATGAGCCTCTGGCTTCAGGGTACACTGGTTTCCGGTGCCGGCGGTTCCGCATGGGACACAAACGGCGACTTCTGGAACGATGCTTTCATGCAGAATTATCAGCAGGAATTCGGAGCTCTTTACAGCGAGCTTATGGGAACCTCAGCGGTTGCGCAGGAATTCCAGATGAATTTCGGTGCTCTTATCGGCAGTGACGGCATGGGTAATTTCAGCAATACCGACTGGGTAGACGGTATGATTGAGTTTACAGGCATGACAGGCCTCGCAGACGGCAACATGAACGGCGTTACGGATTATCAGGACGTTGTTATAGCCGTTGCCACCATGAACAGTCTGGATCTGAACGACCCGGCTCAGGCGGCTCAGGCGCAGATGATGGCAAACATGATGGCCTTTGCTTACCTTATGAACGACAACACTCTCTCCTCTGCAGAGGCTGCGGTAGTGAAATCTATGTTCAAGGGTGTAAAACCCAGAAAGTACAGCGCCGAAAACAGCTCTATGTTCACCAACAAACTCCGTCTGCGTCTCAACAGCAAGGTCAACAACAACCTCAGCTTCGCGGGCAGGCTTGTTATGTATAAATCATGGGGCGATTCCAACAACATCAGGTTCTTCGACGGAACATTCAAGAGCATGTATCTTGACGGCAACTCCGCTGCTGTTCCCACGGATGACTCTGTACATGTTGAGAGAGCCTACTTTGTTTACAAAAACAATATAGGCGATGTGGGTTACCACTTCTCATTCGGACGCCGCCCCTCCACCTACGGCCCCGGTTATGAAAACCATGAGAACTCCGTTCTCGGCGGTTCTCCCGTGGCTTCCATCATCCAGTGGAACTTCGACGGCGCGTCACTCCAGTTTGACTTTGATGAATGGGTTCCCGGCTCCTTCATAAAATTCTGCTACGGCAAAGGATTTGAAGGTCAGTGGGGTACAGCAAACGCTCTTTCTGCCAACAACGGTCTCATTTCCAATCCTAATGTGGACGATGTTGAGTTCGGCGGAATCATTGTCAAGTTCTATGACGATGAGCAGTACAAAGTCTGGTACAACTACGCCAGAGGATTCGGCGTGACAGACGGCTTCACCGGAATGGTAGCTATGCCCTTCTATATAAGCGGCAAAGACTACAACATGGACGGACAGTACGACGAATATTCGTTTAACCCCAACTACGGCGGCTACGCCTCAAGGTTTGAGCCCACAGCGGAAATAGGCGACATAGAAATGCACGCCTTCCTTGTTCAGGGTGAGAACTTCGGCTTTAACTGGTTTGCCTCATACAACCTCAGCCAGACCCACCCGGACGGCAGGTCAAACAACCCCATGTTCCAGTTTATGGATCAGGACAAGCTTCTCGGTTCAGACAGCAGCAAGCACGGCAACATGGTATGGGTGGGCGTGACAACTCCCGCACTCCCCGTAACAGGCGGCAAGCTTGGGTTTGAATACAACCAGGGAAGCAAAAACTGGATAAACTTCACCGCGGGCGAGGATGACATTGTGGGCAGCAAACTCGCAGTGAGAGGTAAGGTTTACGAGGTTTACTACCATCAGCCCATAGTTGACAACAAGCTGTTCGCCACAATCGGCTATCAGTATTTCGACTATGAATACACAGGCAGCGGCAACCCCATGGGTGCGCCCACCAAGATTGACGACGTAAACGGTCTTCACGCTATGATGCCTGTTGTTGATAAGGTTGAGAAATTCTACGGCTCCTTTACTTACAGTTTCTAA
- a CDS encoding cytochrome c has product MKRKAVMALTVALILAFAVATAFAAGNERKGKRTWKKSCRTACHDGSKASDLSPVSKTQAQWKALFDGNHAKIDAAHKAKGASHEALQPSDWEDMYEYLKNHALDSDQPETCG; this is encoded by the coding sequence ATGAAAAGAAAAGCTGTTATGGCTCTCACAGTGGCTCTGATTCTCGCTTTTGCGGTTGCTACCGCTTTTGCTGCGGGAAATGAAAGAAAAGGTAAAAGAACATGGAAGAAAAGCTGCCGCACGGCATGTCATGACGGAAGCAAAGCTTCTGATCTTTCTCCCGTTTCAAAAACACAGGCTCAGTGGAAAGCCCTTTTTGACGGCAACCACGCTAAGATTGATGCTGCTCACAAGGCAAAAGGCGCTTCTCATGAAGCTCTTCAGCCCAGCGACTGGGAAGATATGTACGAATATCTTAAAAACCACGCGCTGGACAGCGATCAGCCTGAAACCTGCGGTTAA
- a CDS encoding TorD/DmsD family molecular chaperone — MSSMTGLKNAFAENNYERATDVLSGTNPDNDGLVSLSAAFMFLSLVYRYPDAPVYDTLLKYISDFQSFADEYSAGTLELTDRREMEYDYVRLFINAPGGMKANPYASCWLSEEKLLWGDKMMRLKELMEAEGFVMSAPVTELEDHISVVLEFCSVLTEKIAAGSGSCSVGSFFTLLEIMRDFFPAFAGSFAAKVTEEAEQEFYKTAGRLVQGFLADAEQIFEELIFG, encoded by the coding sequence ATGAGTTCAATGACAGGTCTGAAAAACGCTTTTGCGGAAAATAACTATGAGAGAGCCACTGATGTTCTCTCCGGCACAAACCCTGATAATGACGGTCTGGTGAGCCTTTCCGCCGCTTTTATGTTCCTTTCCCTTGTTTACAGGTATCCGGATGCGCCTGTATACGACACTCTCCTGAAATACATTTCTGATTTTCAGTCTTTTGCTGATGAATATTCCGCCGGAACCCTTGAGCTCACTGACAGGCGTGAGATGGAATATGACTACGTGCGTCTTTTCATCAACGCTCCCGGCGGCATGAAAGCCAATCCCTATGCTTCCTGCTGGCTCAGCGAGGAAAAGCTTCTCTGGGGCGATAAAATGATGCGCCTGAAAGAGCTTATGGAGGCGGAAGGTTTCGTTATGAGTGCGCCAGTGACCGAGCTTGAGGATCATATCAGTGTTGTGCTTGAGTTCTGCTCCGTGCTGACAGAAAAGATAGCCGCCGGTTCCGGTTCATGCAGTGTCGGCAGTTTTTTTACCCTGCTTGAGATCATGAGGGATTTTTTCCCTGCTTTTGCAGGCTCTTTTGCCGCTAAGGTGACAGAGGAGGCAGAGCAGGAGTTTTACAAAACCGCCGGAAGGCTTGTTCAGGGCTTTCTTGCTGATGCAGAACAGATTTTCGAAGAGCTTATCTTCGGATAA
- a CDS encoding NAD(P)/FAD-dependent oxidoreductase: MSGLSRRDFVKASAAVIAAAGISGCAGGLSLNINKQQEQVILPKSGKRVVVLGGGWGGLTAAKYIKLCDPSIEVVIVERLDNFVSCPMSNLVLSGLRTIQEITFTYDSLSKNYGIKIIKTEATGLDAAAKQLHTAAGRIEYDKLIVSPGVEFMYEKIEGWSKSAEDVFPHAYKAGRQTILLREQLVNLKNGENVLLTVPLAPYRCPPGPYERACQIAFYLKNNKKGSKLIVIDGNEDIASKGKLFHAAWDDYYKDVIEYVPDTVVKGVDVKSRTVKTTNGDFRGGVANIIPDMKAGLFAYKAGLLPETERWVKVNSFTLESQALKDVFVLGDSTHAGTVGPVPKSGFVANSMGKVAAAAVVSQLNGREPLKPNLVNTCYSMVNDREAIFISGVYDYDESTKLITSRGGGLSPARSELYAKHADDWALSIWSDILT; encoded by the coding sequence ATGAGCGGTTTATCGAGAAGAGACTTTGTCAAGGCTTCCGCCGCAGTGATAGCCGCTGCGGGCATTTCCGGCTGTGCGGGCGGTTTGAGCCTCAATATAAATAAACAGCAGGAACAGGTCATCCTGCCTAAATCCGGCAAAAGGGTTGTTGTGCTTGGCGGCGGCTGGGGCGGACTGACCGCGGCAAAGTACATTAAGCTGTGCGATCCGTCCATTGAGGTTGTTATTGTGGAGAGGCTGGACAACTTTGTCTCCTGCCCGATGAGCAACCTTGTTTTGTCAGGTCTGAGAACTATTCAGGAGATCACCTTCACCTATGACAGCCTGTCAAAAAACTACGGCATAAAAATAATTAAGACCGAGGCCACTGGGCTTGATGCCGCCGCAAAGCAGCTTCACACCGCGGCAGGGCGTATAGAGTATGACAAGCTTATCGTTTCCCCCGGTGTTGAGTTTATGTATGAAAAGATTGAGGGCTGGTCAAAATCGGCTGAGGATGTTTTCCCCCATGCTTACAAGGCTGGCAGACAGACTATCCTCCTCCGTGAACAGCTTGTAAATCTTAAAAACGGTGAGAATGTGCTTCTCACTGTACCCCTTGCGCCGTACAGATGCCCGCCCGGACCTTACGAAAGGGCATGCCAGATAGCCTTTTATCTTAAGAACAATAAGAAAGGCTCAAAGCTGATAGTTATTGACGGCAATGAGGATATAGCCTCCAAGGGCAAGCTTTTCCACGCCGCGTGGGATGACTATTATAAGGATGTGATAGAGTATGTCCCCGATACAGTTGTGAAGGGTGTGGATGTTAAGAGCAGAACCGTGAAAACCACCAATGGGGATTTCAGGGGCGGGGTTGCGAATATAATTCCCGACATGAAGGCAGGTTTATTCGCATATAAAGCGGGGCTTCTGCCTGAAACGGAACGCTGGGTTAAGGTTAATTCGTTTACTCTGGAATCACAGGCGCTTAAGGATGTGTTTGTCCTCGGCGATTCCACCCATGCGGGAACTGTGGGGCCTGTGCCAAAGTCCGGTTTTGTTGCCAACTCCATGGGTAAGGTGGCCGCCGCTGCTGTGGTCAGCCAGCTGAACGGCAGGGAGCCGCTGAAACCTAACCTTGTGAATACCTGCTACAGCATGGTTAACGACAGGGAAGCCATATTCATCTCCGGTGTTTACGACTATGATGAAAGCACAAAGCTGATAACCAGCAGAGGCGGCGGGCTTTCTCCTGCGCGCTCCGAGCTTTATGCGAAGCATGCGGATGACTGGGCGCTGAGTATCTGGTCGGATATACTGACATGA
- a CDS encoding c-type cytochrome, with protein MKRSALYLLSILVLSSLSVWAAAGGDTAERTAKTCAGCHGTNGASPGAFIPIIGGQNAEYLKKVLLELKEKKRSHSVEMSLMASGYTEEQLAAISEWMADKKWVDSRVKVNSYNMGATVRLIEDYSCFGCHTDNGKGEGETPAIAGQVPGYLKNVLMKYKAGLIPSDEMAFLKDVSEVEIDAMVSYLTELGRNR; from the coding sequence ATGAAGAGGTCAGCGCTTTATCTGCTCTCTATCCTTGTGCTCTCAAGCCTCAGTGTGTGGGCAGCAGCAGGAGGAGACACCGCGGAAAGAACCGCGAAAACGTGCGCAGGGTGTCACGGAACAAACGGAGCCTCGCCCGGCGCATTCATTCCCATTATCGGCGGGCAGAATGCCGAGTATCTTAAAAAAGTTCTCCTTGAACTGAAAGAGAAGAAACGCTCCCACAGTGTGGAGATGTCCCTGATGGCCTCCGGCTACACAGAGGAACAGCTTGCCGCCATATCCGAATGGATGGCAGATAAAAAGTGGGTCGATTCCAGAGTTAAGGTAAACAGCTACAATATGGGCGCAACTGTCAGGCTCATTGAGGATTACTCCTGCTTCGGCTGTCACACTGACAACGGCAAAGGGGAGGGGGAAACACCCGCAATAGCAGGTCAGGTTCCCGGCTACCTCAAAAATGTGCTGATGAAGTATAAGGCAGGGCTTATCCCCTCGGACGAAATGGCTTTCCTTAAGGATGTCAGCGAAGTTGAGATAGATGCCATGGTTTCCTATCTCACAGAACTGGGGAGGAACAGATGA
- the rpsT gene encoding 30S ribosomal protein S20 translates to MAHTLCANKRIRQDRKKALANKAYKSKMRTAVKKFLSAVSSGDKTAAAEAFKSAEVTIRKVTTKGVIHKNQASRRVSRLAVRLNAMG, encoded by the coding sequence GTGGCCCACACACTTTGTGCTAACAAAAGAATCAGACAGGACAGAAAAAAAGCTCTGGCTAACAAAGCTTATAAATCCAAAATGAGAACTGCCGTTAAAAAATTCCTTTCGGCTGTTTCAAGCGGAGATAAAACTGCGGCGGCAGAAGCTTTTAAAAGCGCTGAAGTTACAATAAGAAAAGTCACAACTAAAGGCGTTATTCACAAAAATCAGGCTTCCAGAAGAGTTTCCAGACTCGCTGTCCGTCTTAACGCGATGGGGTAG